The region tggacggagttgcgtttggagatgagaccgcgggtaagaagaagaaacgaaagaagcggaagaagggtgcagggagttccgatgttatatggaagaagaaaagtatatttttcagattgccgtattggaaagacaatttgcttcggcacaatcttgatgttatgcacatagagaaaaatgtcatggacaatatacttggcactattttggatataaaagggaaaacgaaggacaacttggcagctcggctggacttgcaggaaatggggttgagacctaagttgcatccgttcacggccgccaacggtaaaacgtatattcccgctgcctgtcacacaatgtctagagaggacaaagaaaattttctgaaggttcttcgaaatgttagggtcccggacggatacgcttcgaacatttcacgatgtgttcggctcaaggaccgtacaatttctggcttgaagagccatgatagccacatactgatgcaacagcttcttccaattgcactgcgtaagtcattgcctgataaagtggttagacctcttgtggagatttctgcattttttagaggcatatgctcaacaaagctatcacaagaagatatggaccgactgcagggtgacgtctgtatcactttgtgcaagctagaacagatattccctccagggttttttaccagcatggtccacttggttgtgcatcttgtgcgcgagtgtagactaggcggacccgtgcagtatagatggatgtacccggcagagaggtaaaattcggcgtaatatgtaaataaatatttttatttaattgtaatcctaattgacgacaattaaattgtcgtgtatgtgtttaaaccaggagtctggggaatttcaaaaataatgtgcgcaataaagcagctcctgaggggtgcattgcggaggggtacatagcgaccgagctggtaacgttctgttcaaggtatctgaataacgcaccaacattccacaacagacctcagaggaatcctgatggatccaagggagcgggcacgcgtgttaccatgaaccggttgataatgcaccagattcatcgttatattgtgttcaactctgaagagtttcacaatttgcggacgtaagtagtcctaaccttatatttagcagaattcgaataaaagtattaataacaattattacataattgtatacgctgaatgtaggatgcacaaagacgcgcttaggcgatcatgcactaggggtcgcattacggaggctcttattgaagcacaacatcatgagcagttctgcgaatggtaccgtgcatatgtaaggaaatagttgtaaattttaaattggataaatttatgcgggttcaggATTATaacccaatgtgatgtttactatttgtaattaaaacataggtcgatggcctggacgatcaacgtagggaggaattgggccacaagttggttatgcgttgtagagggctaaaggagacagcggtgaagtacaacaggtacgtggtaaatggaaaattatttcgcacgcttgctcatgatgtgggaaggaggactcagaatagcggcgtctgtgttcctaccgttgaaggcgaaacgtactacggacagttaaccgatatatttgaggtcgagtactatgacaggactacgtacgtcttatttaagtgcaattgggcagaccccacaatggacagaggattcacaatagacgagtatggcctagtgtttgtcaacttcaatcacctcgtccacaggggagaacagattcaggacgagccgtacgtgcttacatctcaggtggatcaagtattctacgtagaagatggaaggaacccaaattgggtttgtgcggttaggaccaaaccgcgcaacgtgtacgacgttggacagggggatgggagtaatgaggatggtacaacctaccatgagtgcgtaccgctcgtactagccactgctgACCTACCAGATACGAATgacgaattcgagtacgacaggcccgacgtAGATcctattgaagctcccgtgatacaatgattgatgtatttgttgtgagtataattagcttgaactcaatacacttgactgatatatatattgcttgtacaattcgcttgtactgaatacaaatttttattaattgtataaatttcgctgttctttagtatgttcattaaaaatatattaaaaaaacatattctaattaatttgtctgcatttgttcgcaggtattgatggaccagagaccccctcattatgcgtatcgggcacctagcccacccgtgccccccatgaccacgcccactgtttcgacggcattgtattctgcagcgtggccacaccacccagacgggccttatagaccattgttgccgggtacggtggccgtgcccacgtcagatcacggacagagcagcacagctggaccttgcagctctccattgtcggagctgccgacattatctcagatagggttcacccaaccgggtaacgcatATCGATGGTGGCTGCGAGAAgggatggggtcacagggttatgcgccgtactttccgtatacgtatagtggacctatgacgtgtaaccctgatagtgagacgcaggatgtaggatttccactgtcacagaccggggagatgcagatgccggctatggggttgggacagataccggcacaggcggcgatgcctggccagattttggggccgagacagatgccagcatcgggggcgagtcagggcccgggcccgagacagatgccagcatcgggggcgagtcagggcccggggccgagacggatgccagcatcgggggcgagtcagggcccgaggcatgtagagagccagatgcctttatctggtgagagccagatgccactttccggtgagagtcagatgccactttccggtgagagtcagatgccagatgtgggggggagccagagtacccatgaggaggacgttgcgatgttgggtaccgatcagttggcccccggtagtccccaggatatggattcagatgatgatcagcagaatccacaagccggaggggttggggaggaggttgcgggcgacccagcgacccagcacatacggattgagcagattcggttgatgggtaagtacatatttagacatccttaaaactcatattctcttaccaaatttttttttttttttttttggtttttaaataaataaatatttgattagaaattgtttatatatatatatatatatatatgttctttaatcttatgattaaatttttaacattaatgttgaatatttctttcattagggtacaacccagacgggaccatttattatgaggtgattgacgacccagcgagaaactgggtcctcccgaggggtaagaaggttgtattgcagtacaatgctgctatacaacctgtaggacgggcctgcaatcgatttcggcgggctgagggcaagatgatcaggagtgggtcctacatacacatgcgggacgaatgggcgaaggtaaataggcagattaagcaggcaatgtgggacgcgttgatggtatgtctatgaatataatttaattatttatttgaattaaacttgagattaatgtatttcttgaagtttttaaacctataaaaatgtgttgaatgtgcaggaggagttctatgtacctgtatcagtagacgcgcgcagggcacaacaggaggctttatgtgatattggccgtaagcaccgctcgtggaagtcgaggttcaaaaccaaactacgtattagagacggtgacacgcccgagattatccgtgcgagaatgccggacaatttttttggcaactatgacgcagaagatgtagagttcctgctgagagattggtgccgtgagcaaaaaatcgtatgtaagccaagaaaatgttgtggttttttaataacagtttatttaattttagttttaatttaagtgtgtcaatgcttacatttttattttcatgttaaatgcgtaggcaacctctgaacggatgaagaggctgcgtgagcagaatgaccttcctcattgtacgggatctaaaagttatgccagatttaatcacgaggaggtatgaaaatatatatgtttatgttatatatatttgttgataattgtttttatttttatttatactatttttatcgctatctgtttcttatatatgtcaactgcatgacgacagacatgtacatctggcacgccccccactcgcgccgcgtcgttcgtgaagacccacacaaggaaggacggcactcacgtgaacgaacgtacacgggtcctatgcgtatgctactgatttaatttactactatttttaaaattatgtgtgatttgtcattattcaatatatgacttgttcatgttgacgacgtacaggagaggatgacgcagagtttatccagtgatccagccgccacgcaaagcgtctccgcagacacggtgcgttgggcaccgaacgacgcttacgaacaggcggttgggaggcctgagtatgcagggagggttcggcaggttgggccgaacgt is a window of Alnus glutinosa chromosome 4, dhAlnGlut1.1, whole genome shotgun sequence DNA encoding:
- the LOC133865571 gene encoding uncharacterized protein LOC133865571 isoform X1 — its product is MIDVFVVLMDQRPPHYAYRAPSPPVPPMTTPTVSTALYSAAWPHHPDGPYRPLLPGTVAVPTSDHGQSSTAGPCSSPLSELPTLSQIGFTQPGNAYRWWLREGMGSQGYAPYFPYTYSGPMTCNPDSETQDVGFPLSQTGEMQMPAMGLGQIPAQAAMPGQILGPRQMPASGASQGPGPRQMPASGASQGPGPRRMPASGASQGPRHVESQMPLSGESQMPLSGESQMPLSGESQMPDVGGSQSTHEEDVAMLGTDQLAPGSPQDMDSDDDQQNPQAGGVGEEVAGDPATQHIRIEQIRLMGYNPDGTIYYEVIDDPARNWVLPRGKKVVLQYNAAIQPVGRACNRFRRAEGKMIRSGSYIHMRDEWAKVNRQIKQAMWDALMEEFYVPVSVDARRAQQEALCDIGRKHRSWKSRFKTKLRIRDGDTPEIIRARMPDNFFGNYDAEDVEFLLRDWCREQKIATSERMKRLREQNDLPHCTGSKSYARFNHEETCTSGTPPTRAASFVKTHTRKDGTHVNERTRVLCERMTQSLSSDPAATQSVSADTVRWAPNDAYEQAVGRPEYAGRVRQVGPNVTPVRGTCFSYRPRSQGGPSQGTSRDWAENTRKMEEMQAELQAERARNDLLEQRLRQVEVFMSSMGASAPCLGTPSPAHVGSTSSVSSASAGNSTTVGTLSPVGRRLTQHSIVATPSPATPFLAQQSPVGDNTPGTVPPHSQGRPSDL
- the LOC133865571 gene encoding uncharacterized protein LOC133865571 isoform X2, which gives rise to MDQRPPHYAYRAPSPPVPPMTTPTVSTALYSAAWPHHPDGPYRPLLPGTVAVPTSDHGQSSTAGPCSSPLSELPTLSQIGFTQPGNAYRWWLREGMGSQGYAPYFPYTYSGPMTCNPDSETQDVGFPLSQTGEMQMPAMGLGQIPAQAAMPGQILGPRQMPASGASQGPGPRQMPASGASQGPGPRRMPASGASQGPRHVESQMPLSGESQMPLSGESQMPLSGESQMPDVGGSQSTHEEDVAMLGTDQLAPGSPQDMDSDDDQQNPQAGGVGEEVAGDPATQHIRIEQIRLMGYNPDGTIYYEVIDDPARNWVLPRGKKVVLQYNAAIQPVGRACNRFRRAEGKMIRSGSYIHMRDEWAKVNRQIKQAMWDALMEEFYVPVSVDARRAQQEALCDIGRKHRSWKSRFKTKLRIRDGDTPEIIRARMPDNFFGNYDAEDVEFLLRDWCREQKIATSERMKRLREQNDLPHCTGSKSYARFNHEETCTSGTPPTRAASFVKTHTRKDGTHVNERTRVLCERMTQSLSSDPAATQSVSADTVRWAPNDAYEQAVGRPEYAGRVRQVGPNVTPVRGTCFSYRPRSQGGPSQGTSRDWAENTRKMEEMQAELQAERARNDLLEQRLRQVEVFMSSMGASAPCLGTPSPAHVGSTSSVSSASAGNSTTVGTLSPVGRRLTQHSIVATPSPATPFLAQQSPVGDNTPGTVPPHSQGRPSDL